Proteins found in one Massilia sp. H6 genomic segment:
- a CDS encoding tetratricopeptide repeat protein yields the protein MIAFVYPLVLLAALYTGAAHAAPYIPASGSQVLERLPGRLDPAQRELARLRAELTASPNDLPRATELARRYIEQARRDGDPRYLGYAQAALAPWWSAERATAPADVLVLRATLEQSTHSFDAALADLNEVVRRDSGNAQAWLTRATIELVTGDYAAARTSCARLFGRAGDLVIHTCLASVGSVSGTAPASYERLRQVLASRADSPAPLRAWSATLLGEMAERLGKHAVAETHFREALAADPQDSYLLAAYADFLLERGRAKEVLPLLAERTLADALLLRYAIALKTTGSPTAAPHIAALRARFEAARRRGDVVHRREEARFALALDGNPAAAVRLAKLNWAVQKEPADLRILAQAAAASGDAEATRLVRDWMRRHALEDRSLDATLRKLGAPA from the coding sequence ATGATCGCGTTCGTCTACCCGCTGGTACTGCTGGCGGCCCTGTACACCGGCGCGGCGCATGCCGCGCCTTACATTCCGGCAAGCGGCAGCCAGGTGCTGGAACGCCTGCCGGGACGGCTCGATCCGGCCCAGCGCGAACTGGCACGCCTGCGCGCCGAACTGACTGCCAGTCCGAATGACCTGCCCCGCGCGACCGAACTGGCGCGGCGCTATATCGAACAAGCGCGCCGCGATGGCGATCCGCGCTACCTGGGCTATGCCCAGGCGGCCCTGGCGCCCTGGTGGAGCGCCGAGCGCGCCACCGCGCCGGCCGACGTGCTGGTGCTGCGCGCCACACTCGAACAAAGTACCCATTCCTTCGATGCCGCGCTGGCCGACCTGAACGAGGTTGTACGGCGCGACAGCGGCAACGCCCAGGCCTGGCTGACGCGCGCCACCATCGAACTGGTCACCGGCGACTATGCCGCGGCGCGCACCAGCTGCGCGCGGCTGTTCGGCCGCGCCGGCGATCTGGTGATCCACACCTGCCTGGCCTCGGTGGGCAGCGTAAGCGGCACCGCGCCCGCCAGCTACGAGCGGCTGCGCCAGGTACTGGCTTCGCGCGCCGACAGCCCGGCGCCCCTGCGTGCCTGGAGCGCGACGCTGCTGGGCGAAATGGCCGAACGGCTCGGCAAGCACGCTGTCGCGGAAACCCATTTCCGCGAGGCGCTGGCGGCCGATCCACAAGACAGCTACCTGCTGGCGGCGTACGCCGACTTTTTGCTCGAACGCGGCCGTGCCAAGGAAGTGCTGCCGCTGCTGGCCGAGCGCACGCTGGCCGACGCCCTGCTGCTGCGCTATGCGATTGCGCTCAAGACCACCGGCTCGCCCACGGCCGCCCCCCACATCGCGGCACTGCGCGCGCGTTTCGAGGCCGCACGGCGGCGCGGCGACGTCGTGCACCGGCGCGAAGAAGCGCGCTTCGCCCTGGCGCTGGACGGCAATCCCGCCGCCGCCGTGCGCCTGGCGAAGCTCAACTGGGCAGTACAGAAAGAACCGGCCGACCTGCGCATCCTGGCGCAAGCCGCGGCCGCCAGCGGCGATGCCGAGGCAACGCGCCTGGTGCGCGACTGGATGCGCCGCCACGCGCTCGAAGACCGCTCGCTTGACGCCACCTTGCGCAAGCTGGGAGCGCCAGCATGA
- a CDS encoding HupE/UreJ family protein, with product MRRAAMQGALHPWLALFAALLLLCSQSAHAHKASDSYLNLEVRERQIEGRWDIALRDLELAVGLDGDGDGVLTWDEVRSRHAAIAAYALSRLKLSADGDSCPLQVTSQLVDNHTDGAYTVLMLRGECGAPVTTLALDYSLLADIDPQHKGLLALRHGSSTSTAIFSPEQPRQQLQLAEPSPGRQFLDYLKHGVWHIWIGFDHILFLLSLLLPAVLVWRDRRWHGRDSLRAGAFDVVRIVTAFTLAHSITLSLASLGIVTLPSRLVESAIAASVIVAALNNIWPIVHRGRAWFAFGFGLLHGFGFASVLAGLGLPQDALLLPLLGFNVGVELGQLAIVAVFLPVAYLLRNGVFYRRAVMVGGSAVIALLAGVWLTERVFDLSLLA from the coding sequence ATGAGGCGCGCAGCAATGCAAGGCGCGCTGCACCCCTGGCTGGCCCTGTTCGCGGCACTGCTGCTGCTGTGCAGCCAGAGCGCCCATGCCCACAAGGCCAGCGACAGCTACCTCAACCTCGAAGTGCGCGAACGCCAGATCGAAGGACGCTGGGACATCGCGCTGCGCGACCTTGAACTGGCGGTCGGCCTGGACGGCGATGGCGACGGCGTGCTGACCTGGGACGAAGTACGCAGCCGCCACGCCGCGATTGCCGCTTACGCACTGTCGCGCCTGAAGCTCTCTGCCGACGGCGACAGTTGTCCGCTGCAGGTCACCAGCCAGCTGGTCGACAACCATACCGACGGCGCCTATACGGTGCTGATGCTGCGCGGCGAGTGCGGCGCTCCGGTAACCACGCTGGCGCTCGACTACAGCCTGCTGGCCGACATCGACCCGCAGCACAAGGGACTGCTGGCGCTGCGCCATGGCAGCTCGACCTCCACCGCGATTTTCAGCCCGGAACAGCCGCGCCAGCAACTGCAGCTGGCCGAGCCTTCTCCTGGCCGCCAGTTCCTCGACTACCTCAAGCACGGCGTCTGGCATATCTGGATCGGCTTCGACCATATCCTGTTCTTGCTGTCGCTGCTGCTGCCGGCGGTGCTGGTCTGGCGTGATCGCCGCTGGCACGGGCGCGACAGCCTGCGCGCCGGCGCCTTCGACGTGGTGCGCATCGTCACCGCGTTCACGCTGGCCCATTCGATCACCCTGAGCCTGGCTTCGCTCGGCATCGTCACGCTGCCTTCGCGCCTGGTTGAATCGGCGATTGCCGCCTCGGTGATCGTGGCCGCTCTCAACAATATCTGGCCGATCGTGCACCGCGGCCGCGCCTGGTTCGCGTTTGGCTTTGGCCTGTTGCACGGTTTCGGCTTCGCCAGCGTGCTGGCCGGCCTGGGCCTGCCGCAGGACGCCTTGCTGCTGCCGCTGCTGGGCTTTAACGTCGGCGTCGAGCTCGGCCAGCTCGCCATCGTCGCGGTCTTCCTGCCAGTGGCCTACCTGCTGCGCAACGGCGTGTTCTACCGGCGCGCGGTCATGGTCGGCGGCTCGGCCGTCATCGCGCTGCTGGCCGGCGTGTGGCTGACCGAACGGGTGTTCGACCTGAGCTTGCTGGCATGA
- a CDS encoding serine hydrolase has translation MPGHKNIAALAIYALSMPLAAATTSPQDAQAIARIERSLPSALAIAGQTIATRTLAAEMQRLHVPGVSVAVIKDGKIAWAKGYGVTQAGGAPVTPQTLFQAASISKPVTALAVLRMAEAGQLALDADINTILTGWKLPTGAATRPVSLRQLLSHTAGTTVSGFRGYAAGAQVPTLLQLLEGQAPANSGPVRIEAAPGEAWNYSGGGYSVVQQAMIDRAGQPFDTLMHATVFKPLGMTDSSFAQPLSSASLARAALPHDASGALIAGGPHTHPELAAAGMWTTPSDLARFALALQRGMADAGADGALSPAMTRTMLRPVMNNYALGLEIDGKASQQAFGHGGRNVGYHNSLYAYVQRGDGVVVMTNGDGARELVQGLIRAIAAEYRWPSYQTVQRKAIALPGATRARLAGRYGINGATAFEIADRSGKLMIALRENQWEPLYAESARRLFVLTRELDLHMADKGGRLESGSFKTDFQRMP, from the coding sequence GTGCCTGGACACAAGAACATCGCAGCGCTGGCAATCTATGCGCTGAGCATGCCGCTGGCAGCGGCGACGACATCGCCACAGGATGCGCAGGCCATCGCCCGCATCGAACGCAGCCTGCCGTCGGCGCTGGCGATCGCAGGCCAGACCATCGCAACGCGCACGCTGGCCGCCGAGATGCAGCGCCTGCACGTGCCCGGCGTGAGCGTCGCCGTCATCAAAGACGGCAAGATCGCGTGGGCCAAGGGCTATGGCGTGACGCAGGCGGGCGGCGCGCCGGTCACGCCGCAGACTCTGTTCCAGGCTGCCTCGATCAGCAAGCCAGTCACCGCACTGGCTGTCTTGCGCATGGCCGAAGCTGGCCAGCTGGCGCTCGACGCCGACATCAATACCATCCTGACCGGCTGGAAGCTGCCGACCGGCGCCGCCACGCGCCCGGTCAGCCTGCGCCAGCTGCTCTCGCATACGGCCGGCACCACGGTGTCGGGTTTTCGCGGCTATGCGGCCGGAGCGCAGGTGCCGACCCTGCTCCAGCTACTGGAGGGGCAGGCCCCGGCCAACAGCGGCCCGGTGCGGATCGAAGCGGCGCCTGGCGAGGCCTGGAACTATTCTGGCGGCGGCTACAGCGTGGTGCAGCAGGCTATGATCGACCGCGCCGGACAGCCTTTCGATACGCTGATGCACGCGACGGTGTTCAAGCCGCTCGGCATGACGGACAGCAGCTTCGCCCAACCGCTATCTAGCGCCTCTTTAGCGCGCGCGGCCCTGCCCCACGACGCCAGCGGTGCGTTGATTGCCGGCGGTCCGCACACCCATCCCGAACTGGCGGCAGCCGGCATGTGGACCACGCCTAGCGACCTGGCCAGGTTTGCGCTCGCGCTGCAGCGCGGGATGGCAGACGCCGGAGCCGATGGTGCGCTGTCCCCGGCCATGACGCGCACGATGCTGCGCCCGGTGATGAACAACTACGCGCTCGGCCTCGAGATCGACGGCAAGGCGTCGCAGCAGGCGTTCGGCCATGGTGGGCGCAATGTGGGTTATCACAATTCGCTGTACGCCTACGTGCAGCGCGGCGACGGCGTCGTCGTCATGACCAACGGCGACGGTGCGCGAGAACTGGTGCAGGGACTGATCCGCGCCATTGCCGCCGAATACCGCTGGCCGAGCTACCAGACCGTCCAGCGCAAGGCGATCGCGCTGCCGGGGGCGACCCGCGCCAGGCTGGCCGGCCGCTATGGCATCAATGGCGCGACCGCATTCGAGATCGCCGACCGCTCGGGCAAGCTGATGATCGCGCTGCGCGAAAACCAGTGGGAGCCGCTCTACGCCGAATCGGCGCGCAGGCTGTTCGTGCTCACGCGCGAGCTCGATCTGCACATGGCGGACAAGGGTGGGCGGCTCGAGAGCGGGTCGTTCAAGACCGACTTCCAGCGCATGCCTTAG
- a CDS encoding phytanoyl-CoA dioxygenase family protein, with product MLTPEQRERYQRDGFLVIPDFKSLDQIAALRRRAEEMVAAFDPTESRAIFTTKDQARASDDWFLGSDNTVRCFFEEEAFGADGQLRQAKSLSINKIGHAMHDLDPVFDAFARDPKLAGVARGLGLARPQLWQSMYIFKQPGIGGEVRWHQDATFFDSDPITVTTFWFALEDATIDNGCLWAEPGGHRGPLRERFLRDDDKITMEKLDATPWPDDSTAVPLEAKAGTLVCFHGLLPHYSAPNRSTVSRHAFTLHATDASSVYSPRNWIQRDDGFPVRGFDPAGS from the coding sequence ATGCTCACACCAGAACAGCGCGAACGCTACCAGCGCGACGGTTTCCTCGTCATCCCCGATTTCAAGAGTCTTGACCAGATCGCCGCGTTGCGCCGCCGCGCCGAAGAAATGGTCGCGGCTTTCGACCCGACCGAATCGCGCGCCATCTTCACGACCAAAGACCAGGCGCGCGCCAGCGACGACTGGTTCCTGGGCTCGGACAACACGGTGCGCTGCTTCTTCGAAGAAGAAGCCTTTGGCGCCGACGGCCAGCTGCGCCAGGCCAAGTCCCTGTCGATCAACAAGATCGGCCACGCGATGCACGATCTCGACCCGGTGTTCGACGCCTTCGCTCGCGACCCGAAGCTGGCCGGCGTGGCACGCGGGCTTGGATTGGCGCGCCCGCAGCTCTGGCAGTCGATGTATATCTTCAAGCAGCCCGGCATCGGCGGCGAGGTGCGCTGGCACCAGGACGCCACCTTCTTCGACAGCGACCCGATTACCGTGACCACCTTCTGGTTCGCCCTGGAAGACGCCACCATCGACAATGGCTGCCTGTGGGCCGAGCCAGGCGGCCACCGCGGCCCGCTGCGCGAACGCTTCCTGCGCGATGACGACAAGATCACGATGGAAAAGCTCGATGCCACCCCGTGGCCGGATGACAGCACGGCAGTGCCGCTGGAAGCGAAGGCCGGCACACTGGTGTGCTTTCACGGATTGCTGCCGCACTACAGCGCTCCGAACCGGTCAACGGTGTCGCGCCACGCGTTCACGCTGCACGCGACCGACGCGTCGTCCGTCTATTCGCCGCGCAACTGGATCCAGCGCGACGACGGTTTTCCGGTGCGCGGGTTCGACCCGGCCGGGTCTTGA
- a CDS encoding M1 family metallopeptidase: protein MIRLPIGLAALCLSASVLAAAPFDDKFRQLDELLPTPGSVRTASGAPGHAYWQQRADYTMRATLDEARRAITGTGTVTYHNNSPDTLKYLWLQLDQNIYNRNSDARTTAVLPSRQAWAQANTPETGVKFDALRTLLEAGTFDGGFKISNVRDSSGRALKYVINRTMMRIDLPQPLKSGQRVSFNLDWNYNINEQKVLGGRSGYEKFDDKNDLFEIAQWFPRMAAYYDVAGWQHKQFLGAGEFTLEFGDYDVRITVPADHIVASTGELQNPGEVLTSTQRERLRQARGARKPVLIVTQGEAEAAEKSRATSVKTWHFKAKNVRDFAFASSRKFIWDAQGIKSGDTDVMAMSYYPKEGNPLWERYSTQAIVHTIEQYNKYAFDYPYPTSISVNGPVGGMEYPMITFNGPRPVKDKKTGELTYSKRTKYGLIGVIIHEVGHNYFPMIVNSDERQWTWMDEGLNSFVQSMAQEAWEETWDGMRGDPRTIVNYMRSANQVPIMTNSESVLQFGNNAYAKPAAALTILRETVLGRELFDFAFKEYSQRWKFKRPTPADFFRTMEDASGTDLDWFWRGWFYTTDAVDVSVDGISEYTISSKDPEIEKAWQRARKQAEPISITDQRNAGMPRRVDAHPELKDFYNENDDFTVTNKDRNKFAETVQELEDWEKALLKEGKHLYLVDFSNKGGLVTPLVVEIETRSGKKYIERIPAEVWRYSPQKVTKLFITDEPIVGLVQDPYWETADIDVSNNAWPRKATPSRLELFKTERDPATGNLMRDFNTKLKTKEQKEEAPKSE from the coding sequence ATGATCCGTTTGCCCATCGGGCTGGCCGCGCTATGCCTGAGCGCTTCCGTTCTCGCCGCCGCGCCGTTTGACGACAAGTTCCGCCAGCTCGACGAGTTGCTGCCGACACCGGGCAGCGTGCGCACCGCCTCGGGCGCGCCGGGACACGCTTACTGGCAGCAGCGCGCCGACTACACGATGCGCGCCACGCTCGACGAAGCCAGGCGCGCGATTACCGGTACCGGCACGGTCACGTATCACAACAATTCCCCCGATACGCTCAAATACCTCTGGCTGCAGCTCGACCAGAACATCTACAACCGCAATTCGGACGCGCGCACCACCGCAGTCCTGCCCTCGCGCCAGGCCTGGGCCCAGGCCAATACACCTGAAACGGGCGTGAAGTTCGACGCCCTGCGCACCCTGCTCGAGGCCGGCACCTTCGATGGCGGCTTCAAGATCAGCAATGTGCGCGACAGCAGCGGCCGTGCGCTCAAGTACGTAATCAACCGCACCATGATGCGGATCGACCTGCCGCAGCCGCTCAAATCCGGCCAGCGCGTGTCGTTCAACCTCGACTGGAACTACAACATCAACGAGCAGAAGGTGCTGGGCGGGCGTTCCGGCTACGAGAAATTCGACGACAAGAACGACCTGTTCGAAATCGCCCAGTGGTTCCCGCGCATGGCGGCCTATTACGACGTGGCTGGCTGGCAGCACAAGCAGTTCCTGGGCGCTGGCGAGTTTACGCTGGAATTTGGCGACTACGATGTGCGGATCACGGTGCCGGCCGACCATATCGTTGCCTCGACCGGCGAATTGCAGAACCCGGGCGAAGTGCTCACCAGCACCCAGCGCGAGCGCCTGCGCCAGGCGCGCGGCGCTAGGAAACCGGTCCTGATCGTGACCCAGGGCGAAGCCGAAGCGGCCGAGAAGTCGCGCGCCACCAGCGTCAAGACCTGGCATTTCAAGGCAAAAAACGTGCGCGATTTCGCGTTCGCGTCGAGCCGCAAATTCATCTGGGACGCCCAGGGCATCAAGTCGGGCGACACCGACGTGATGGCGATGTCTTACTACCCGAAAGAGGGCAACCCGCTGTGGGAGCGCTATTCGACCCAGGCGATCGTCCACACCATCGAGCAGTACAACAAGTATGCGTTCGACTACCCCTACCCGACCTCGATCTCGGTGAACGGTCCGGTGGGCGGCATGGAATACCCGATGATCACCTTTAATGGTCCGCGACCAGTCAAGGACAAGAAGACCGGTGAACTGACCTATTCGAAGCGCACCAAGTACGGCCTGATCGGCGTGATCATCCACGAAGTGGGCCACAATTACTTTCCGATGATCGTCAATTCGGACGAGCGCCAGTGGACCTGGATGGACGAGGGCCTCAATTCCTTCGTGCAGTCGATGGCCCAGGAAGCCTGGGAAGAGACCTGGGACGGCATGCGCGGCGACCCGCGCACGATCGTCAACTACATGCGCAGCGCCAACCAGGTGCCGATCATGACCAACTCCGAGTCGGTGCTCCAGTTCGGCAACAACGCCTATGCCAAGCCTGCCGCCGCGCTCACTATCCTGCGCGAGACGGTGCTGGGCCGCGAACTGTTCGATTTCGCCTTCAAGGAATACTCGCAGCGCTGGAAGTTCAAGCGGCCGACGCCGGCCGACTTCTTCCGCACCATGGAAGACGCCTCCGGCACCGATCTCGACTGGTTCTGGCGCGGCTGGTTCTACACCACCGATGCGGTCGACGTGAGCGTGGACGGCATCAGCGAATACACCATCAGCAGCAAGGACCCGGAGATCGAAAAAGCCTGGCAGCGCGCGCGCAAGCAGGCCGAACCAATCTCGATCACCGACCAGCGCAATGCAGGCATGCCGCGCCGGGTCGATGCGCATCCCGAGCTCAAGGATTTCTATAACGAGAACGACGACTTCACCGTCACTAACAAGGACCGCAACAAGTTCGCCGAGACGGTGCAGGAACTGGAAGACTGGGAAAAAGCCTTGCTCAAAGAGGGCAAGCACCTGTATCTGGTCGACTTCTCGAACAAGGGCGGCCTGGTGACGCCGCTGGTAGTCGAAATCGAAACCAGGAGCGGCAAGAAATACATCGAGCGGATTCCGGCCGAAGTGTGGCGCTATTCGCCGCAAAAGGTGACCAAGCTGTTCATCACCGACGAGCCGATCGTGGGCCTGGTGCAAGACCCTTACTGGGAGACCGCCGACATCGACGTGAGCAACAACGCCTGGCCGCGCAAGGCGACGCCATCGCGCCTGGAGCTGTTCAAGACCGAGCGCGATCCGGCCACGGGTAACCTGATGCGCGACTTCAATACCAAGCTCAAGACCAAGGAGCAGAAAGAAGAAGCGCCGAAGTCCGAGTAA